TCAGGCACTCTGGTGGGGTCACTCCAGCCATCTCCTTCCAGGCTGGAGTCCGCCAGGGCTGTCCTCTGTCTCCGGTGCTCTTTAACCTCGTCATGGAGTACCTAATCCGCCCAGTACTCGCATTGGAGGGGGAGCACGGTGTGTCGCTGCACGGGGAGCGGATCAGCGTATTGGCTTATGCCGATGATCTGGCCATTGTGGCTAGGTCGGAGGCCTCGCTCCAAGCCTTGCTGGACTCCGTTTCTTCGGCGGCGACCTGGGTTGGCCTCAGGTTCAAGCCTGAGAAGTGTGCGACACTTCATGTCGCCGGCAGAACCGTGAGGCCGACCGCATTCACCATCTACGGCTCCCCCCTCCGCGTCCTTGAGGATGGAGATACTTATGATCACCTTGGTGTGCCCACTGGGATGAGAGGTGACCAGACCCCAGTGGCCACCATTGCCAGACTGGAAGAGGAGACCGCTAAAATTTTTGCCAGTGGGCTCGCGCCATGGCAGAAGTTGGACGCGGTCAGGACATTCATAGTCCCCCAGCTGGATTTCAACCTCAGGACGGCGAGGATCAGGAAGACCTCCCTAAAGGGGTTGGACTCTTTGATGAGGGCGGAAGGCAAGAGGACACTCGGCCTCCCCTCGCGAGCCAGCGTGGAGCTGGTCGAGCTTCCACCATCGTGGGGCGGCGCGGGTCTGCTCCCTATCTCCGACCAAGCCGATTTAGCCGCGGTAGGGCATGCGTTCCGGCTCCTGACTTCACCTGACCCGAAAATCTCCCGTCTTGCCCTGGAGGGCCTAGCCGTATCTGCTGGGCATCGCTATGCTGCTCGGGTCGACGTTGGACAGCTCGTCAACTACCTCAACGGGGACGTGGCGGGGAACTCCAACGTCACCACCACCTTTTCTGCGGCCCGGACGGCAAGAAACCGCCTCTCCAAGCGCCTGCCTACGCTCCGGTGGGGGTGGAGTGAGGAGCGGCGGACATTCCAACTGACGATGCCTGGTGGGGGACGGCCAATCACCGTGGACGGGAGGAGCCGGAGGTCCCTGGCGTCAGCGCTGCGGCGAGCTCTGCAGCTCCACGGCCGGGCTACCCTTGCCGCGAAGCCGGACCAAGGCAGGGTGGCTCGAGTCGTGACGACTTGCCCCACCTCCAATCACATGATGCGCGGAGGCCGACACACCCGTTTCGCCGACTGGAGGTTTATTCACCGGGCCTGGCTCAACACCTTGCACATCTTGCCATTGAACGGGTGTCGGAGGTGGGGTAATGAAGACCGCCGTTGTAGAAGGTGTGGAAGACACGATGAGACGACTGCCCACGTGCTATGTCACTGCCTGCCTATGATGCCTGTCATAACGAGAAGACACGATGACATCCTGGAACTACTGTCATCGGAGATCCGTGGGCACCCTCAGGAGAAGGAGACTCGCCTGGACAAGAGG
This Homalodisca vitripennis isolate AUS2020 chromosome 3, UT_GWSS_2.1, whole genome shotgun sequence DNA region includes the following protein-coding sequences:
- the LOC124358572 gene encoding uncharacterized protein LOC124358572; the protein is MRELLEASSPICSIAEEAIMAYFTSSYSAKVGCAVEPPPGCKIPAAASPPPLLDRIEPREVAKMLRRTANTAPGPDGVKYGIWRRRDPSGHVLSAIFNICLAAGRFPPSWKVSSTVLIHKKGTPDEITNWRPIALSDTAGKLFCSVLAHRLSSWMTDHRLLSWAQKGFTASEGCLEHNFVLQELLDEARRRGGELCLAWLDLANAFGSVPHSAVVAALRKAGHTEAQLALIKDLYGGSATIIRHSGGVTPAISFQAGVRQGCPLSPVLFNLVMEYLIRPVLALEGEHGVSLHGERISVLAYADDLAIVARSEASLQALLDSVSSAATWVGLRFKPEKCATLHVAGRTVRPTAFTIYGSPLRVLEDGDTYDHLGVPTGMRGDQTPVATIARLEEETAKIFASGLAPWQKLDAVRTFIVPQLDFNLRTARIRKTSLKGLDSLMRAEGKRTLGLPSRASVELVELPPSWGGAGLLPISDQADLAAVGHAFRLLTSPDPKISRLALEGLAVSAGHRYAARVDVGQLVNYLNGDVAGNSNVTTTFSAARTARNRLSKRLPTLRWGWSEERRTFQLTMPGGGRPITVDGRSRRSLASALRRALQLHGRATLAAKPDQGRVARVVTTCPTSNHMMRGGRHTRFADWRFIHRAWLNTLHILPLNGCRRWGNEDRRCRRCGRHDETTAHVLCHCLPMMPVITRRHDDILELLSSEIRGHPQEKETRLDKRVPFQELVPDVEVPEEVTSCRPDIVTIDRRNKIVRVVDVTVPYEDGWQSVTTAREKKMEKYAPVARLLSAGGYRTSVDAFVVGSLGAWDSANWTTLSRLGVDRRRGAALARRCVSEAIKWSRDIYVEHVTGIRQYVG